The sequence below is a genomic window from Sphingomonas jaspsi DSM 18422.
ACGCCGAAAGCAATGCCGTCGGACTGATCCACCAAGAGATGCGCGCGCTCGACAGCCTGATCATGACCTGCGCAGACCTCCACCGCGTACCCGCGGGTTCCGCCCTCGCCGTCGACCGTGAGGCCTTCGCTGCGGAAGTAACCGCGCGCCTGTCGGCACACCCCAACATCACCATCATTCGCGAACGGATCGACGAGCTGCCCACAGAAGGCTCGACCATTGTTGCTACCGGCCCCCTCACCGCGCCCGGACTAGCCGATGCGATCGCAAAGGTCACCGGCTCCGACGCGCTGGCCTTTTTCGACGCCATCGCGCCCATCGTGCATCGCGACAGCATCGACATGGACGTCTGCTGGATGGCGGCGCGCTGGGACAAGGGCGGCAAGGACTACATCAATTGCCCGCTGACCAAGGAGCAGTATGAAGCCTTCGTCACTGCCCTGAACGACGGCGAGAAAACCGAGTTCAAGGAGTGGGAGAAGAACACGCCCTATTTCGAGGGCTGCATGCCGATCGAAGTCATGGCGGCACGCGGGGTCGAAACGCTACGCTATGGCCCGATGAAGGGCGTCGGGCTCGACAATCCGCACACTGCCACCCCCGAACATCCCAACGGCCGCTGGCCATACGCCTGCGTCCAGTTGCGCCAGGACAATGCGCTCGGCACATTGTGGAACATGGTCGGCTTCCAAACCAAGCTGAAACATGGCGAGCAGGTCCGCATCTTCCGCACCATTCCGGGCCTCGAAAATGCCGAATTCGCGCGGCTGGGCGGAATCCACCGCAACAGCTTCATCAAGTCGCCCGAACTGCTGGACGGCGAACTGCGCCTCAAGGCGCTGCCCCACATCCGCTTCGCCGGCCAGATCACGGGTTGCGAGGGCTATGTCGAAAGCGCGGCGGTC
It includes:
- the trmFO gene encoding methylenetetrahydrofolate--tRNA-(uracil(54)-C(5))-methyltransferase (FADH(2)-oxidizing) TrmFO, yielding MSDQMHDIHIIGGGLAGSEAAWQLANAGLKVRLSEMRGGGDSTPAHESDRLAEMVCSNSFRSDDAESNAVGLIHQEMRALDSLIMTCADLHRVPAGSALAVDREAFAAEVTARLSAHPNITIIRERIDELPTEGSTIVATGPLTAPGLADAIAKVTGSDALAFFDAIAPIVHRDSIDMDVCWMAARWDKGGKDYINCPLTKEQYEAFVTALNDGEKTEFKEWEKNTPYFEGCMPIEVMAARGVETLRYGPMKGVGLDNPHTATPEHPNGRWPYACVQLRQDNALGTLWNMVGFQTKLKHGEQVRIFRTIPGLENAEFARLGGIHRNSFIKSPELLDGELRLKALPHIRFAGQITGCEGYVESAAVGLLAARFAAAEKNGASLPPPPPETALGALLHHITGGADAESYQPMNINFGLMPPLTGPKIRKADRKKLYTDRARAALKDWLGA